From Streptomyces sp. NBC_00683, one genomic window encodes:
- a CDS encoding aldehyde dehydrogenase family protein → MNTSALDTSSLDRTVAHVRGNAESWSTTPLTERIALLERLQPRIVARAAEMAGSGALAKGYGPDSPWAAEDWTGGPWALAQNTAAFLHVLRRIAAGRDPLADRTVHEENGRTRVNVFPATGWDSLLLNGFKAEVWMRPGVTAEQTRACAAGEYRGRQGEPALALVLGAGNVAAITALDILHKLYAEGQVVIAKMNPVNAYLRPHFEYVFAEFVERGWLAFVDGGAAEGGYLCRHEGVDAIHVTGSDRTHDAIIWGTDEDAGQRRRDDLPLITKPFSSELGGVSPCIVVPGPWSDADFRFQAEHIVTSKMNNSGHNCIASQILVLPRDWDGTERLLDEIRRVLRELPERADYYPGAADRLASVRAAHPTAEAHGDDCRLLVPDITDHDDPLVIDEVFGSALGVVRLPGATPAEFLRHAVDFANATLPGTLGATLIVHPKTEKADQEAMSSAIAELRYGTLGINCWSAVGFLLGFTPWGAFPGHTRQNIGSGIGFVHNAFMLEDIEKTVLRAPFTPAPRGLVTGDPSLSPRPPYFVTHRTALTTVQRLTRFTAAPSLTQLPALFAAALRG, encoded by the coding sequence TTGAACACAAGCGCCCTCGACACCTCTTCCCTCGACCGCACCGTGGCCCACGTACGTGGCAACGCCGAGTCCTGGTCCACCACCCCGCTCACCGAGCGCATCGCCCTCCTGGAACGGCTGCAGCCCCGCATCGTCGCGCGTGCGGCCGAGATGGCCGGTTCGGGCGCCCTGGCGAAGGGGTACGGACCGGACTCCCCGTGGGCGGCCGAGGACTGGACCGGCGGCCCCTGGGCCCTTGCCCAGAACACCGCGGCGTTTCTCCACGTCCTTCGGCGGATCGCCGCGGGCAGGGACCCGCTGGCCGACAGGACGGTTCACGAGGAGAACGGCCGCACCCGCGTGAACGTCTTCCCCGCCACCGGCTGGGATTCCCTGTTGCTCAACGGGTTCAAGGCCGAGGTGTGGATGCGCCCCGGCGTCACCGCGGAGCAGACGCGTGCCTGCGCGGCGGGCGAGTACCGGGGCCGGCAGGGCGAACCCGCCCTGGCCCTGGTCCTCGGCGCCGGCAACGTCGCCGCCATCACCGCGCTGGACATCCTGCACAAGCTCTACGCCGAGGGCCAGGTCGTCATCGCCAAGATGAACCCGGTCAACGCCTATCTGCGCCCCCACTTCGAGTACGTCTTCGCCGAGTTCGTCGAACGGGGCTGGCTGGCCTTCGTCGACGGCGGCGCGGCCGAGGGCGGCTATCTCTGCCGCCACGAAGGCGTCGACGCCATTCACGTCACCGGCAGCGACCGTACCCACGACGCCATCATCTGGGGCACCGACGAGGATGCCGGGCAACGCCGCCGTGACGACCTCCCGTTGATCACCAAACCCTTCAGCAGTGAACTGGGCGGCGTGAGTCCGTGCATCGTGGTGCCGGGGCCATGGAGCGATGCCGACTTCCGCTTCCAGGCCGAGCACATCGTCACCAGCAAGATGAACAACTCCGGCCACAACTGCATCGCCAGCCAGATCCTGGTCCTGCCGCGCGACTGGGACGGCACCGAGCGGCTGCTCGACGAGATCCGGCGCGTGCTGCGCGAACTACCCGAGCGCGCCGACTACTACCCCGGCGCTGCCGACCGTCTCGCCTCCGTACGGGCGGCCCATCCGACGGCGGAGGCACACGGCGACGACTGTCGGCTCCTCGTACCCGACATCACCGACCATGACGACCCCCTCGTCATCGACGAGGTCTTCGGCAGCGCCTTGGGGGTCGTGCGCCTGCCCGGCGCGACTCCGGCCGAGTTCCTCCGGCACGCCGTCGACTTCGCCAACGCCACCCTGCCCGGCACTCTCGGCGCCACCCTGATCGTCCACCCGAAGACCGAGAAGGCCGATCAGGAGGCCATGAGCAGCGCCATCGCCGAACTGCGCTACGGCACATTGGGCATCAACTGCTGGTCGGCCGTCGGCTTCCTGCTCGGTTTCACCCCCTGGGGTGCGTTCCCCGGCCACACCCGCCAGAACATCGGCAGCGGCATCGGCTTCGTGCACAACGCGTTCATGCTCGAAGACATCGAGAAGACCGTGCTGCGCGCCCCGTTCACACCGGCCCCGCGCGGCCTGGTCACGGGCGACCCGTCGCTCTCCCCGCGCCCGCCGTACTTCGTCACCCACCGCACGGCGCTGACCACGGTGCAACGCCTCACCCGCTTCACGGCGGCGCCGAGTCTGACGCAACTGCCCGCACTCTTCGCTGCCGCCTTGCGGGGCTGA
- a CDS encoding glycoside hydrolase family 15 protein, which produces MDEYPLIENHGLIGDLQTAALVTTDATIDWFCCPRFDSPSIFGALLDRRKGGHFTVGPAADTYTTKQLYHPDTAVLVTRFMTEAGAGEVVDFMPITGKTATDRHRLVRMLRCVRGSMTFEGEVAPRFDYGRKPHELHITEHGAVFTSQDMDLAIHAVREPQDERLLTIHPHDNDLRFTLTLQAGQQRGLVMESSPGGPPHEVRVAEFEQLFDETVQYWRSWLGQSTYSGRWREAVERSAVALKLMTYAPTGALVAAPTTALPEQLGGERNWDYRFTWIRDASFSVYALLGMGFKEEAAAFIGWLHERVKEKAGEGEGSTGPLNIMYRVDGSSDMVEETLDHWEGYRGSAPVRIGNGAATQRQLDIYGEALDSIYFAHQHGMHLDHGGWTALHTLLDWLVDHWDQPGEGLWETRGGQKDFTYGRVMSWVAFDRAVRIATDDGRPAARGRWVDARDEIYAQVLSRGWDPKKRAFVQHYGDDVLDSSLLRMPTVGFITPDDPMWKSTLDAMEDELVSDSLVYRYNPEASPDGLRGSEGTFSLCTFMYVDALARAGRTDQARLVLEKMLTYANHLGLYSEEIGLTGRQLGNFPQAFTHLALIDAAITLDATLNGKRGGGA; this is translated from the coding sequence ATGGATGAATACCCCCTGATCGAGAACCATGGCCTGATCGGTGACCTGCAGACCGCGGCTCTCGTGACCACGGACGCGACGATCGACTGGTTCTGCTGTCCGCGCTTCGATTCGCCGAGCATCTTCGGTGCTCTGCTCGACCGGCGGAAGGGCGGGCACTTCACCGTCGGGCCGGCCGCGGACACCTACACCACCAAGCAGCTCTACCACCCGGACACCGCCGTGCTGGTCACGCGGTTCATGACCGAGGCCGGAGCGGGCGAGGTGGTCGACTTCATGCCGATCACCGGCAAGACCGCGACCGACCGGCACCGTCTGGTCCGCATGCTGCGCTGTGTCCGAGGCAGCATGACCTTCGAGGGGGAGGTCGCTCCGCGCTTCGACTACGGCCGCAAGCCGCACGAGTTGCACATCACGGAACACGGAGCCGTGTTCACCTCGCAGGACATGGACCTCGCCATCCACGCTGTCCGTGAGCCGCAGGACGAGCGGCTGCTGACCATCCACCCGCACGACAACGACCTGCGCTTCACCCTGACTCTGCAGGCAGGACAGCAGCGCGGGCTGGTCATGGAATCGTCTCCCGGCGGGCCGCCGCACGAGGTCCGAGTGGCGGAGTTCGAGCAGCTCTTCGACGAGACGGTCCAGTACTGGCGCTCGTGGCTGGGCCAGTCCACCTACTCGGGCCGTTGGCGGGAAGCGGTGGAGCGTTCGGCCGTGGCGCTGAAGCTCATGACCTACGCACCGACCGGCGCCCTGGTCGCCGCCCCCACGACGGCTCTGCCCGAACAGCTGGGCGGGGAGCGCAACTGGGACTACCGGTTCACCTGGATCCGTGACGCGTCGTTCTCGGTGTACGCCCTGCTGGGCATGGGATTCAAGGAGGAAGCGGCGGCGTTCATCGGCTGGCTGCACGAGCGCGTGAAGGAAAAGGCCGGTGAAGGAGAAGGCAGCACCGGGCCACTGAACATCATGTACCGCGTCGACGGTTCCTCCGACATGGTCGAGGAGACCCTCGACCATTGGGAGGGGTACCGCGGTTCCGCCCCGGTCCGCATCGGCAACGGAGCAGCGACCCAGCGGCAACTGGACATCTACGGTGAGGCACTCGACAGCATCTACTTCGCGCACCAGCACGGCATGCACCTCGACCACGGGGGCTGGACCGCGCTGCACACCCTCCTCGACTGGCTGGTCGACCACTGGGACCAGCCCGGCGAAGGGCTGTGGGAGACCCGTGGCGGCCAGAAGGACTTCACCTACGGACGTGTGATGTCCTGGGTGGCCTTCGACCGGGCGGTCCGGATCGCCACCGACGACGGCCGCCCCGCGGCCCGCGGCCGCTGGGTGGACGCGCGCGACGAGATCTACGCGCAGGTGCTCAGCCGGGGATGGGACCCGAAGAAGCGGGCCTTCGTGCAGCATTACGGCGACGACGTGCTCGACTCGTCGCTGCTGCGCATGCCGACGGTCGGCTTCATCACACCGGACGATCCGATGTGGAAGTCCACGCTGGACGCCATGGAGGACGAGCTGGTCAGCGACAGCCTGGTCTACCGCTACAACCCGGAGGCGTCACCTGACGGGTTGCGCGGCTCCGAGGGAACCTTCTCCCTGTGCACGTTCATGTACGTCGACGCCCTGGCGCGGGCGGGACGCACCGACCAGGCCAGGCTGGTGCTCGAGAAGATGCTCACCTACGCCAACCACCTGGGCCTGTACTCCGAGGAGATCGGCCTGACAGGAAGGCAGTTGGGCAACTTCCCGCAGGCCTTCACGCACCTGGCCCTGATCGACGCGGCGATCACCCTGGACGCGACGCTCAACGGGAAGCGTGGGGGCGGGGCGTAG
- a CDS encoding long-chain-fatty-acid--CoA ligase produces the protein MLNLASLLETSARAVPDRTAVVLGVQRLTYAELDEAARRVAGLLHSRGIGPGDKVALSCPNLPWFPIVYYGILKAGAVVVPLNVLLKGREIAYHLADSEAKAYFCFEGNAELPMGQEGWSGFDGTPGCENFFLMTAAPTEHSPITGTETLTAALADRNADFETVVTESGDTAVILYTSGTTGKPKGAELSHSNVMLNVLTCHKLFGEVEHDVHLIALPLFHSFGQVVQMNAGIASGATLVLLPRFDAPSALALMQRHAVTFFAGVPTMYWALLETEAPDVDLSRIAGNLRIAGSGGSALPVEIHRRFSERFGVTILEGYGLSETSPAATFAPRGEKVRPGSIGRPVWGVEVDLVDKDWAPVKGADAIGEIVIRGHNVMKGYHNRPEATAEVMRNGWFRTGDLARRDSDGWFYIVDRAKDMILRGGFNVYPREIEEVLLTHPAVSMVAVIGVPHDRHGEEVKACVVRAPGATLTEEELIAWCKEQMAGYKYPRIVEFRAALPTNATGKILKRELRDAEGHVTEAVR, from the coding sequence ATGCTCAATCTTGCCAGCCTGCTGGAAACCAGCGCCCGCGCCGTGCCCGACCGTACGGCGGTCGTGCTGGGCGTACAGCGACTCACCTACGCGGAGTTGGACGAGGCCGCCCGCCGCGTGGCCGGCCTGCTGCACTCGCGCGGTATCGGACCGGGAGACAAGGTCGCCCTGTCCTGCCCGAACCTCCCCTGGTTCCCGATCGTCTACTACGGCATCCTCAAGGCCGGCGCGGTGGTCGTCCCGCTCAACGTGCTGCTCAAGGGCCGCGAAATCGCCTACCACCTGGCCGACTCCGAGGCCAAGGCCTACTTCTGCTTCGAGGGAAACGCGGAACTTCCCATGGGCCAGGAGGGCTGGTCGGGCTTCGACGGGACTCCCGGCTGCGAGAACTTCTTCCTCATGACCGCCGCCCCCACCGAGCACTCGCCGATCACGGGCACCGAGACCCTGACCGCGGCGCTGGCCGACCGGAACGCGGACTTCGAGACGGTGGTCACCGAGTCCGGTGACACCGCGGTCATCCTGTACACCTCCGGCACCACGGGCAAGCCCAAGGGCGCCGAGCTCAGCCACTCCAACGTGATGCTCAATGTGCTGACCTGCCACAAGTTGTTCGGCGAGGTCGAGCACGACGTGCACCTGATCGCCCTGCCGCTCTTCCACTCCTTCGGCCAGGTCGTGCAGATGAACGCCGGCATCGCCTCGGGAGCGACGCTGGTACTGCTGCCACGCTTCGACGCCCCGTCCGCCCTGGCCCTGATGCAGCGTCATGCGGTCACCTTCTTCGCGGGTGTTCCCACGATGTACTGGGCCCTGCTCGAAACGGAGGCGCCCGACGTGGACCTGTCGCGGATCGCAGGGAACCTACGGATAGCCGGGTCGGGAGGTTCCGCACTGCCGGTCGAGATCCACCGCCGGTTCAGCGAGCGCTTCGGGGTCACCATCCTGGAGGGGTACGGCCTCTCGGAGACCAGCCCGGCGGCCACCTTCGCCCCGCGCGGCGAGAAGGTGCGTCCTGGCTCCATCGGACGCCCGGTCTGGGGCGTGGAGGTGGACCTGGTCGACAAGGACTGGGCACCGGTCAAGGGGGCCGACGCGATCGGTGAGATCGTCATCCGCGGCCACAACGTCATGAAGGGTTACCACAACCGGCCCGAGGCGACCGCCGAGGTGATGCGCAACGGCTGGTTCCGCACCGGTGACCTGGCCCGCCGCGACTCCGACGGATGGTTCTACATCGTGGACCGGGCCAAGGACATGATCCTCCGGGGTGGCTTCAACGTGTATCCGCGGGAGATCGAGGAGGTACTGCTCACCCACCCTGCCGTGAGCATGGTGGCCGTCATCGGCGTGCCGCACGACCGCCACGGCGAGGAGGTCAAGGCATGCGTGGTACGCGCACCGGGAGCGACGCTCACCGAGGAGGAGCTGATCGCCTGGTGCAAGGAGCAGATGGCCGGCTACAAGTACCCGCGCATCGTGGAGTTCCGGGCGGCCCTGCCCACCAATGCCACCGGCAAGATCCTCAAGCGCGAGCTCAGGGACGCGGAAGGCCACGTGACCGAGGCGGTTCGGTGA
- a CDS encoding TauD/TfdA dioxygenase family protein, which yields MDSVVTSPAPALDKPLMHYGKRTLDRIAPGTEQPAYGLLDVYPLTPHIGAEVEGVDLSRPIGEDLAAEIRQALLEWKVLFFRDQHAFDPQSQLAFSALWGEPEANPFFPKGDTVGVSRLAKDAMATGTENIWHSDHSFMAAPALGSVLRAVEVPTAGGDTMWADMAAAYDNLTESMKARIEGLTAVHDWLPSWGALMTEAQVAVHRANLPAVEHPVVVRHPRTGRKLLYVNEPFTTRIVGLSDLESRELLDELVLQARIPEYQVRFRWQPGSVAIWDNIATQHYAISDYYPQRRVMERIAIAGVPLS from the coding sequence ATGGACAGCGTCGTCACCAGCCCCGCCCCCGCGCTCGACAAGCCGCTAATGCACTACGGCAAGCGCACGCTCGACCGCATCGCACCGGGCACCGAGCAGCCCGCTTACGGACTTCTGGACGTCTACCCGCTGACCCCGCACATCGGGGCCGAGGTCGAGGGCGTCGACCTCTCGCGCCCCATCGGCGAGGACCTCGCGGCGGAGATCCGGCAGGCCCTTCTGGAGTGGAAGGTCCTCTTCTTCCGCGACCAGCACGCCTTCGACCCGCAGTCCCAGCTCGCGTTCTCCGCCCTGTGGGGCGAGCCGGAGGCGAACCCCTTCTTCCCCAAGGGCGACACCGTCGGCGTCTCCCGTCTGGCCAAGGACGCCATGGCCACCGGTACCGAGAACATCTGGCACAGCGACCACTCGTTCATGGCCGCGCCGGCGCTCGGCTCCGTCCTGCGTGCCGTCGAGGTCCCGACAGCCGGCGGCGACACCATGTGGGCGGATATGGCAGCCGCGTACGACAACCTCACCGAGTCCATGAAGGCCCGGATCGAGGGGCTCACCGCCGTGCACGACTGGCTGCCGAGCTGGGGCGCGCTGATGACCGAGGCCCAGGTCGCGGTGCACCGGGCGAACCTGCCGGCCGTCGAGCACCCGGTGGTCGTCCGCCACCCGCGCACCGGACGCAAGCTGCTCTACGTCAACGAGCCCTTCACCACCCGGATCGTCGGACTGTCGGACCTGGAGAGCCGTGAGCTGCTCGACGAGCTCGTCCTCCAGGCCCGTATCCCCGAGTACCAGGTGCGCTTCCGCTGGCAGCCGGGCTCCGTCGCGATCTGGGACAACATCGCCACGCAGCACTACGCGATCAGCGACTACTACCCGCAGCGTCGTGTCATGGAGCGCATCGCCATCGCGGGCGTTCCGCTCTCCTGA
- a CDS encoding TetR/AcrR family transcriptional regulator, protein MASMQADGAVRGPGRPREERVTGAVLNAVVDLVTEQGIAAVTMDTVAARAGVSKPAIYRRWPTKQDLIIAAAETRIGALSVPDLGDFRAELRFVLTARLEAYRLPGSDRLIAGLIGASADAGAARGQYAEYTERITSETRRILERGIARGDVGPDTDVRAAATLVAAPLLFRLIGELELPDARFVDSLVDLVARAVGTRS, encoded by the coding sequence ATGGCGAGCATGCAGGCGGACGGGGCCGTACGAGGGCCTGGGCGACCGCGCGAGGAGCGGGTCACCGGAGCCGTTCTCAACGCTGTGGTGGACCTGGTCACCGAGCAGGGGATCGCGGCGGTCACGATGGACACCGTCGCGGCACGGGCCGGAGTGAGCAAGCCCGCCATCTACCGGCGGTGGCCCACCAAGCAGGATCTGATCATCGCCGCCGCGGAGACCCGGATCGGCGCCCTGTCGGTACCCGACCTGGGCGACTTCCGTGCCGAGCTCCGCTTCGTGCTCACGGCTCGCCTGGAGGCCTACCGGCTGCCGGGTTCGGACCGATTGATCGCGGGCCTGATCGGGGCGTCGGCCGATGCGGGCGCGGCGCGGGGCCAGTACGCGGAGTACACGGAGCGGATCACGAGCGAGACGAGGCGCATCCTCGAACGGGGTATCGCCCGCGGTGACGTGGGCCCTGACACCGATGTCCGGGCCGCGGCGACCTTGGTGGCGGCGCCCCTGCTCTTCCGGCTGATCGGCGAGCTGGAGCTGCCCGACGCCCGCTTCGTGGACTCACTGGTCGACCTGGTGGCCCGGGCGGTCGGCACACGGAGCTGA
- a CDS encoding MFS transporter, with translation MTDTDVAPAVPAGPPKAPSRTRRRAWIVTALLVVFMMINFADKSVLGLAAEEIRQDLGLSASAFGLASSAFFLLFSLSGAAVGLLADRIRPKWLILAMAALWSISQAPMAVGGGLAVLITSRVLLGAAEGPAFPVAQQATLSWFPNHRRNLPGALIVLGITLGVLVAAPVLTWVIQNHGWRSAVAAVAVAGVVWALLWIPFGGEGPYAVASGTAVGKDERAGAQAVPGPARLKMPYRRILATRTWIGATAAYFGTYWVIAFALVWLPSYLQDSLGYSSAGSTQVVMLVWGLGGVVVLGQAGLTGWLLRRGTASRWARGGVGGVLLLIGAAACLALPVAPAGAVTAILLVAGFGLAGAMSSVAVTTVTELAPANRRGGALGIMNAVVTTAGLIAPTLIGRLVDTHGTDGYTYAVLITGAVLLLSGAAALTLIDPDRDARRLSA, from the coding sequence GTGACCGACACCGATGTCGCACCCGCCGTGCCCGCCGGCCCCCCGAAGGCGCCGAGCCGTACGAGACGCCGAGCGTGGATCGTCACCGCGCTGCTCGTCGTCTTCATGATGATCAATTTCGCCGACAAGTCCGTACTCGGTCTTGCCGCGGAGGAGATCCGACAGGACCTCGGCCTGTCCGCATCGGCCTTCGGACTCGCCAGCAGCGCCTTCTTCCTGCTGTTCTCGCTCTCCGGTGCCGCGGTGGGGCTGCTCGCGGACCGCATACGGCCCAAGTGGCTGATCCTGGCGATGGCCGCCCTCTGGTCCATCTCCCAGGCACCGATGGCGGTGGGCGGAGGGCTCGCGGTGCTCATCACCTCGCGTGTCCTGCTCGGCGCCGCCGAGGGACCCGCCTTCCCCGTCGCCCAGCAGGCGACCCTGTCCTGGTTCCCCAACCACCGGCGCAACCTGCCCGGGGCGCTGATCGTCCTCGGCATCACGCTGGGGGTCCTGGTCGCCGCTCCCGTGCTGACGTGGGTGATCCAGAACCACGGCTGGCGCTCGGCCGTCGCCGCGGTGGCAGTCGCCGGTGTCGTGTGGGCGCTGCTGTGGATCCCCTTCGGCGGGGAGGGACCGTACGCGGTCGCGTCCGGCACCGCCGTCGGGAAGGACGAGAGGGCGGGGGCACAAGCCGTCCCGGGTCCGGCCAGGCTCAAGATGCCGTACCGGCGGATCCTCGCGACCCGTACCTGGATCGGTGCCACGGCCGCCTACTTCGGGACCTACTGGGTCATCGCGTTCGCGCTGGTCTGGCTCCCCTCCTACCTCCAGGACTCGCTCGGCTACAGCTCGGCCGGGTCCACCCAGGTGGTGATGCTCGTCTGGGGTCTCGGCGGCGTCGTGGTGCTCGGGCAGGCCGGCCTGACCGGCTGGCTGCTGCGCCGTGGGACCGCGAGCCGGTGGGCGCGTGGCGGAGTCGGCGGTGTTCTGCTGCTCATCGGCGCAGCGGCATGCCTCGCCCTGCCGGTGGCCCCGGCGGGCGCCGTGACCGCCATACTCCTGGTCGCCGGATTCGGGCTGGCCGGAGCGATGAGCAGCGTCGCCGTCACCACGGTCACGGAACTGGCTCCGGCCAACCGTCGCGGCGGCGCCCTGGGCATCATGAACGCCGTGGTGACCACCGCGGGCCTGATCGCCCCGACCCTGATCGGGCGCCTCGTGGACACCCACGGCACGGACGGCTACACGTACGCGGTCCTGATCACCGGCGCCGTGCTCCTGCTGAGCGGTGCCGCCGCCCTTACGCTGATCGACCCGGACCGCGACGCCCGCCGCCTGTCCGCATGA